tttggacaatttgagATCAACAAAGGTTTCTGAACGATTAATCCATCATCAAAATGGTTGCGTCAAAATGTTATAATCGATCGATGCAAGTGAAATATGGAATTGTCCAAAGCGTCTGGTGCTGGAATCAACTCAAATGCATTCTGTGGATCAGGCAGTGCTGCGCTTTTGCTTGCAGAAAGTGGGACCTCCTCATTCTTGGGCGTGATGGAGCCAGCGCAGGTCTCTGTGCAACCTGCTCCtcgtccgccgccgccgcctcctcctcctctccccctTCCGCCGTCCTCGTCGCAGCGGCGCTCCATGAAGAAGCTCAACTGGGACCCCATTCCCAGCCAGCGCGTAGTGGGCAAACTCAACGTGTGGACTCTGCCCCCCAGAGACCTGGTGCTGGACACCCACAGCATGGACGAGCTCTTCGGCCGCGTGGACCGGCGGGCCCAGGCCAGGGCCTCCCTCCGGGGACCGCGTGGCCGTGACAACGGTGACGTTTCCACGCCCCAGGCTCAGGTGGGAAGTTTTCCAGCAAGGGAAGTGTTAAGTTCCGCAGCAAAGTTCCTCTAACGTGATgacattgtttgtgttttcaggtGAGCATTCTGGATGCCAAAAGGAACATGAATATCGGCATCTTCCTCCGCTATTTTAAGAGGTAAGAGTTTTCCTGTCTTTCTTTATTAATAAACCAAATAGAAGCTGTTAAATTTGACTTTGTAAAAATATTCAGTAATGAAGATAATTCGGCGGGGGGCGGTTGAGCCTTCAAATAAGGAAGACCAAGTCCACGCGCTTCCCAAATTCGCACGCTCATGCAAAACATGACTTTTCTGTTTACTTCCCCCTTGGTGATGatcatacacgcacgcacaacaaATCTGTTAAACAATACAAAGCGAGTGTATGGTGGCTCCTCCTACAGGCCAGTGGCGGATTTACTGGAGGACATCGTCCAGGGCGAGTGGCGCGACTGCGGCAAATTGAAGGAGCTGTGCAGGCTGCTGCCCGAGGAAGGCGAGGTAGCGCGTCCTCGCTCGTTGGGACGACTCCGTCGGCCGGCcgtcactcactcacgcacGCTCGTGAAACTGGTCGCAGGTGAAGCAGCTGCTGTCCTACAGCGGGAACCTGTCGCTCTTATCCGAGGCCGATCGCTTCATGGTGGAGCTGGTCAAAATGCCCCAGTGAGtggaaaaatgcaaacactAACAATATCCGCCACCGATACTCAAGGTAAAGAAATCTGAGTCGGCAGTAAAAGTTTTTGGTaggcggaaaaaaaattaaaaaaatgctgtacCGATGTAATCTTAGCAGAATAAAGATGTtacaatttgcttttttttttttttttaaaccattcACACCGCAGAAGTGAACATATTGACATTGCCACTCTGCCTCGAGACGGGGGCGGCACAACACAGTGAATTCATGCTAACATTGCTAGCGTACTTGGGCTAACTGTCGCAGCTACGAGGAGCTACTGAAGACCATGGTCCTGCGCCGGGAGTTCTCACCTCTTATGGAGGAGGTGAACAAGTCGCTGGGCGTCATGATCCAAGCAGCGGACGGTATGCATGCTAGCTTTAGGCTAGGCTTGGCTAGCCTAGTTACTCCCTGTTGGCGAGTGTGTTTTCCCGCACAGAACTGCTGGACTGCGACGAGCTTCACGCCGTCATCCGCTTTGTGCTGAAAGCCGGCAATTACATGAACGCTGTGAGTATTTGCTGCTTCTGTCCTTTCGGCCGTCCAACTTACGTGTGCTTGGACGCCGGGCAAAATGATTTGGCGCGCAGGGCGGCTTCGGCGCAGAGGCCATCGGCTTCAGGATGACATCGCTGCTCAAGCTGGCCGACACCAAGGCCAACAAGCCAGGCGTCAACCTCCTGCACTACGTCGCCAAGGTCAAACGGCTCCTGTGGAGTATTTGTGGAGAAGACGCTGTTAGTATtatttccccctttttttttttttttttgccaacagCAAGCAGAGGACATTGACTCCAACCTGCTGACCTTTCCCAGCCAGCTGACGCACCTCGGAATGGCAGCCAGGTGCGTGTCATCTCCATGTTATTTTCTTGTCGATGTCTTATTATCATCATTGCTAGAGATTGTTTGTGTACTTGTGAGAAGAGTGTGCAAAGAGGACGTGCTGGCGGACTTGGAGAGAGAAGTGCAGAAGCTCAAGGAGGTCAAACTGTATGCCAGCAGACATATTCAACTCCACCAGCAGATGGGGCCCTTCTTCACGGTACCCCCCCTAAATTGtactttatttttgaaatcacTTATATCTCTTTGATCAATTGTATGTTTGAAAGAAAAGTCATCTTATGTCAGTGTAGAAACATTTATGAATGACATTGGAAAAGAGACATTTACTTTAACTGAACaagtgagggggaaaaaaagtttctatTCAAAGTATTTTGTCAGAAtgcatgaaagaaagaaaaacgtttattttcttgttttgtttttacagcaaTGCGACGACGAGCTTTGTCACGTCAACTCGTCGCTGCATGAGCTGGACGTGCTGAGTTTCGCCGTGGCTGAGTTCTTCTGCGAGGACCCACAAAATTTCAAGCTGGAGGAATGCTGCGCCATCTTCCACAACTTCTGCCGACGCTTTCTCACCGCTGTGCAGGTTCGCCGCCGAGAGTGTCGTTTGGGCTGTCTTTGGCTCAGTGGGCCAAAAAGTTCAAAGTGGCTTTTTTCGGCTCTCCAATGAACATGTTGAAATGTTGCCACGTAGAGGCGGAAAAAACCCATCAAATCCCGCCTCTACCATTTTAGTAACTTGACAAGAGGAGTCTGCAGAAAGGAATTCTTTCTCGTggcaatgtttattttctacTGCACGCACGAGCCGCTGATGGGTTTTTCAAAGCAGAAAATGTTTCCTTCCCAACCAAAGGAGAATCATGAGCGCGAGGCGGCCGAGCAGCGTCGCAAGAGCCGGGAGAGTTTCCGGGTGAGCGCCAAACGCGCGCCCGCACCCCCGCCGGCCCTGGAATCCAGCCTGGAGTCGGCCTTGCACAGCTTGCTCTCCGtcggcaggtgccagaggaaCTCCCGGTCGCCCGCGCCGCCGGAGCCTCCCACCGGGGACCACCAAATGGCACTGAAGAGTCCCGAGAAGAAACATGCCAAAGTCGAGGGGGGCGGCGAGGAAAATCCGTCTACGCCACGCACCCCTCGTCCCAGAACCAGAGATGTTTTCTTCGCAAGTAATGGTGACGTGGGCTCCCCGTGGACCATCCTGAGCCCGCTGACCTGCTCCCGGCGGCGACACCCTCGGCGGCGGGTCACGGCGGATGCCGAAGAGCCAGACGACGCCTTCTGGGGAAGCGCGGCAACAGGTCCACGAGGGCGCTCGGTGTCCGTGGACTCCACGCGCCAGCCACCGACCCTGCCCACTGCCGCTGCCGCCTTCCGGATGGGGACTTTGTTCCAGAGGGCCGCCGCCCATCGCTCGTATTCGTCCGGCTCCGGGGCGGCCTGTGTCGGGAATCCCGCCGTCGGCTCCTTTGGCTTCGTTTCCTTCTTCCGACGTTTTGGAGGAAAAAGGGAAACTGAGGAGCCCAGCCCAAGAGAAACGGATACTCTCCTTCAatagacattttattttgtttttctaactGCAACTGTGTTTTAACAGACAACTAGGAACTTGTCTCGGACATTATGGGAGCCAATCAGCGTTCTAAAAtgccattttatattttaagcTCTTTtgatgtgtatatatacaataAAGGCTATTTTGCTACATCTTGTGCATGTGGTGTGCATCTTTATTGTGAGGGTTTTGTAAAGTGCTTAAAGGTGAAGGTTTATCTTGTATTTGTCGCggtttttgcagatgacatcaaaacaaatcgtaaatgtcattaaaacacaTTGACCCCGACGTGATTTGAACACGCAACCTTCTGATCTGGAGTCAGACGCGCTACCGTTGCGCCACGAGGTCTGTGCCAGTGCTGGTGGATCTCAAGTTATATAAGGATATCATTAGTGTGTGgatgtttattgtttgttttattacaaaatgttcaaacCGTGAAAAACAAAGCGATTTTGTATGCGTACTGAGAACACgagatatttttgttttcaccaaAGTGGAGTTTTTCACGTTGACTCCATTTGGCCAATCGGAAAAAGCATTCGAGTCGCCTTGCGTGTCATGTGACTTTATTTAGCCAATAGCGGGAGCTCTCAAACCACCGGAAGATGGCAGCCGCATACTATCCCGTAAGTATGTGATGTCGCGAATAAAGTCGCTAAGgacaataaatacatacacgTGTTGTATTTGATGTCTCTCTATAATTTGAAAAGATACAAGAAACAGACATATCTCCAAACCTTCGGATGCCATGCAAGAAGATAACCCGAACCAATGGCGTCAGTGGTCATCCGCCATTGGAGGGCGTGGTCACGTGCTTACCTGGTCAAGCCGAGGAGAAAGAGGTTGTCGCACGCACTTGTTGAACTTTGTGTTCATAACATCGGCAGGAGCTACCTGTCCTCACTGGACGTCTGGACTCAAACAGGTAATTACATTTGACCGGTATGTTGAGAAAATTACAACTGTCCATTTGGTTTCAAATGAGCATGGTTGTTAATTGCGATTAGCCTCCCTAGTAGCCTGATGTGAGTTAGCTGCGGCTGCCACTGTTCATGTGAGTTGAGAAAAAGTTAAGTTAGCACATGGACTCAGcactgtttcttttttcctgcTACTGGCTAAGACTGAGTATGTGTTCATTCCTCGCGCCATGCCAATTGTCATGgatgctttttttctcttgctaCACTTTTCTTACTTCTGTTTTGTTCTTCTTACTTacttgtcaatttgttttgtatatgtgaagccctttgagactgcttgtgatttggGGCTATATAAatcaacttgacttgacttgacttcttCTCCCTCTTTCGGAGTTCTGCACGCCATCTGCATCTCCCACCGGAACTGTGAGTACGCCATCCCTAACGGTTGCGCACCAAAAGCAGCGGGTCGGCCCGACGTGCGCTGGACAAGGTAGGAGTACCGGTAGTGTGTGAATGTGGGCCCACGTTTAATATTGTTACGCTTGTTGCCATATTTAAACAGTCATGTCATATTGCATTTCACAATTTGGTGCTCAGAGCATACAACTTGTTGTTCATTGCACCCCGACTCCATTTTGTTCTTgaactttttatttgtgttcaaCAAGCAAGCAAAAGACGTGAGAGAagtcaaaatgcaaatgagcttccACACAACAGGGCAGGCTCGAAAAGAAGCAGTAGAAGACGTTTCGTGTTGCCGGCCTTAAGCCAGCTGATACGTTGGCGGCGCTCGCTTTATCTCGGCGGCTGGCCAAGCGTTAAAAGGCTCGCCGGTCCGAGAGGGCGCTCACCTCACGTGAGGTTGGAGGGCAGCCCCAGTCCGGCGGCTTTGCTCGCGCACGCCAAGCCGGGCGCGCTGGCCCGGGCCAACTCCTGCGCCACCGCGCCGCCGTTCTCTCCTGCCAGGCTCAGGGCCCCGCCTCCTGCTAGGCCCAGGGCTCCGCCCCCCGCCAGGCTCAGGGCCCCGCCCAAGCTGCTGCTCAGCATGGCGGCGTCGATCAGCTCctgtgagggagggagggagggagggagggggacgTCACCATTTGCTCGCATAGCAAATAGCATCGTGAGAATGTTTATTTCAGCGTGTGCATCATAGTCGTGCGCAATTTCAGCATTTTAGTGGTGTcagggaaaatgactttattagCCTCGTTATTCTTGGATCATGTGAGgcctgtgtatgtgtgcgtgcgtgcgtgcaagtAATGCGCCTGCGTTATTGCCGTTGTTcccgctggctggctggctcccCTGGCAGCCATCAAGCAAATTGGTGCAAACAAATGGCAATTTCTCGCTTTCTCACCTTCATCCTGCGCGACTCTAGCCGCGATTTGTAGCAGAAGTCCAGCAGGGCTACCATCATGGCCACGCCCAGGCCACCGATCAGGATGTAGAAGATGCCCGCCACGTTGCTCAGGCTCAGCGCACTCGTCTTGTCCTGTCAGAGCCGAAGGGCGGGGTCAAAAAACGGCAACCGCTTCCGCGCAACTTCGCGCCTTCGGTTTTTGTTCACGCTTTCAAAAGGCGCACTATAGAGAACTACAATTCCCATCATGACACTGGACCCCGCAATTCCCACTCCATTCCAACCAGCAGTAACGCAGCAGCGGCTGATGGGAAGGGTAGTGTCGTAATGGGGAGGGGGCGTGTCCGACGGAAGAAGGCGTGCGTCGGTtcaagattaaagattaaagtcccaatgatggtcacacacacacacacctgggtgtggtgaaatttgttctctgcatttaacccatccccgtgtgattttaatccatcccctgggggagaggggagcagtgagcagcagcgggaatcatttggtgatctaacccccccaattccaacccttaatgctgagtgccaagcagggaggcaatggctcccatttttatagtctttggtatgaccccgCCGGGGtatgaacccacaaccttccagtctcagggcggacactctaccaccaggccactgagctgtcaTTCATGGAACAAATTGGAAACACTGTCTTTAAAatagttggggggggggggggtttcttgcaaaaaaaaagtgtacatCTCCAGGTGgaaatgatgtcattaaaaaaaaatcatactaAAATGAAACcccaaattaataaaaaaaattctttaaaaatttgacatttcttAAGAAACTTTATAGGAAAGTATTTTCAAagctttataaaaaaaattaaaaaaaaaaagccaaatccTCCGAAGAAACTTCCTTTCAAttctaatttaatttaaagaagaaaaaaaaaagctcaacttCAACAAATATACCAAACATTTGTATGAAGATATGTTTCTTGAAAACGTAATGACTAAATCTCAAAAAGTCTCCTTGGAGTTTCTTAAAAAACGCAAATGTCGCAAAGGGGTTAGCGGCGTGTGTGATGTCACATGACCTCATTTGCATGCAGCtgagtggggagggggggtcatGTGACTTGAGGATGCTTTTCTCTCCGTGGGTTGCCGGACTCATGCCGATTTGTTCATGCTCCTCttggggggggagaaaaaaaatggtgataataataatgaaaataacacaaaagtTCATGTTAAAGGACAACGAGAGcaactgtaaaaaaatggaaacaaaggACCCCCAAAAAACAGCCAGAAAAATATCTGgaagaaaatcaaacaaacaagcaagaaGGGAAGGACTTGGGGtgggtgtttttgttgtgggaGCTAGcgggggtgggtgggtgggggtggggatGTCCAAGCGACCTCTAACTGACCTTCCGGCCGGCGTCCTTGTGTCCACATTGACCTTTGTCGTACCACCACTTGTTCTTCAACTTGTCTAACACGGCCTGCTCATTGAGCTTGAGCACGGCCAGGTTCACCGGAATTCTAACatgtaacataacataacatcaACAGCCGCCGCCATGTTATCTTATGTTAGCGCTAACACACGCCACAAAACGCCCACTCGCTACGTCGCGCCCGCACATCCGCAACGTCGGCAAACGTGCGGCTGCTTCGTTCATGTCGCCGCTTTCGAATTGAGAATATACGCGCACAAATCAGACATACGACGGACGTGATGTcgtttgaacacaaacaagaACACGCCATCACACAGGGAGTCCTATCAAGTAGGCGGGGTTTGCATATGCGTGCCTTTTCTAATGTCCTCAAATGCGCACTCGTGCTCgtacacgcaaacacacacacacacacacacacacacacacacacacacacacacacacacacacacacacacacacacacacacacacacacacctaccgTCTAtattcattcacacacacaaattaaaaaaaaatacatacacacacaaaacgaaTCCTCAAAGCATGCGCACCTAACAGATACACGCAAAAATCATGGACTCAATCATAGCACACCAAAATACACCCATACAACACACTAAAGGGttgcgcacacgcacgtgcgtgtgcgcacgCCCACAGAGCGACGTTGCTAAGCAACTAGATCCCAAATTGTCCTCCCCGTTATTGTAGTAAAAGTGCTGAGTCGTGCGTCATGTGGACAAAAGCATAAATGAGCGAGGTGAACAATTACGTGCTGGCTGAACAAGAAGAAGGAGGCCGAAGAAGAAGAactcaaacacaaaaagctACTTGTCAAGTCTTATTTTGGGATGCTGTGAGTGATGGTTGCCAGGCAACATGGGGTTGATGTCATGCCATGGAAACGTGTGCTCCTAGCATGTCGCTAAGCTAAGTTGCATCACTGACCAAAGCGTTAAAAGGCGTCAGCCGTCGGCAGCCGCGCTTGGCCGACACACAGATGAGCAGAGGGACAAAGTTTGGGGTCGGGGCTCACGGACAAATGGACGCACAGACAGAAGGGAGAGGCACAGATAAGACAAAAAGACACCTACATGCACACAAAGGTGTGATATACATAAAAACACGCGCAGTAGTTCCGCAACGTACACGTCAATGCAATAGCACATACCACGTGAACGCGCCGCAACAGCTCGTACTATCGCAAAGTAGTAGCATGTCGTTCGTAAAAAGAGGCACGTGATAAGCGGAGATGTAGACGAAACGTAATAACATGTTTGGCAGAGTAACCAGTTGGAATTGCACGTCGTCGTAATAGCTTAGCAGAACACCGAAAAGGCCTGCTATtggtctattatttatttatttattattattatttattcatcgctcattttattttatttattgtttatggtttgtgccttcttgtttttgttttgtgtcgcctacttgtatgtctcgtcaccgtgggatggaggaaacggaatttcggtttctttgtgtgtcttgacatatgaagggattgacaataaagctgactttgactaaCTAGACTTCTGAAGTTCACAAGCAAGGCTAACGTTGCTAATGAGGCTAACAAGCGTAATGAAGCAAATGAGCTAACGAGGCCAAAGTCGCTTATCAAGTCTAACGaagcaaataaatgtttgccgAGCTAAGAAAGCCAACCAAACTAACGATGCCAGGGAGTGAAAAGATGCTAACGAGGTTACCCGGACAGACTAGCCATGCTAAGGAAGTACCTGAGGGCTGATCCTTTGGGCGTGGCCACGCCGTAGCCTTTAGAATCGAGGTTGCCGCCCGCTTTGATGGTGTCGCAAGGCGCGCGCTGCTCGATGTACTCGTTCATGGACGACTCCAGCAAGTAGGCGTACTTGCCCTTGGACTTGCGCACGCGGCTCACGCCCTCGTCCGTGTTCTTGACGAAGACGGACGGGTCGGCGCCGCGCATGTACGACCACATCTTTTCAAAGACGCCGATCTTGGACCTCTATGGGTGAGGAGCGACCAACAAACAGAAGACGGAAGTGCTTCAAATGAGACCGCTCtttgctgagaaaaaaaaaaggatgacaaCAATATAAGAATCCTCTGACCCTGAAGAATTCCTTGGTGGATCCGCCGTCCAGAGTGCCGTAGGCGATCTCGCTCTGCTTGGCGAGGTCTTCGGCGCTCTCGATGGGCGACACCATGCGCTCGACCGTCAGGAAGGCGGCCAGGTTGGCCGTGTACGAGGAGATGATGATCAGCGTGAAGAACCACCACACGCCGCCCACGATGCGACCCGACAACGACCTGCGGCGGGGTCACGGCGTGATGGAGCGACCTCGCGGCGGCGGCAGAGTAGCGCGGGAACAGACCTGGGCGAGATGTCGCATCCTTGCTGCATGAAGGCTCCCAAGGAGAACCAGAGCGAGTTGAAGATGCCAAAGTGGTTGGTGTGTTCCGGACTCTCTTTCTCTTGGTCTTTCGGGGACTGCCGCCTGTTTGGTCCTGGCGGGAACACGCAAAACTAAACGCGCccagcgcacgcacgcacgcacgctggCTGGAATGACGATGACGGCGACAGCCGCGATGAATGTGAAGATGATGGCAAGGATGAAGACGATGACCATGATTGCGTTGGCCGTTTACGATGACAAAAAATGGTGAAAATCACGATGGCGATGCCAGTAATGCCCATGGTGTCGTACCTGGGGCGTGTCTGGAAGAGGTGGGCGGAGTTTCCTCCTcaacttcctcctcctcctcctccttccactCATACGGACTGAAGCGGCTCACCTGCCACGTTGACAAGCACTGGCATCAAAGCCTTTTTGGCGTACGTGGGCGGGGCCTCACCAGGAAGAGCACCACGCTGACGCCGATGTAGGCGAAGACGATGCACATCCAGATCTCGTAGGCCAGCGGGTCCAAGAAGGAGAAGACGCCGGGCTTGGACTTGGTGGGCTTCTTGATCATGATGGAGATGCCGAGCGACATGAAAGGTTTGGTGAagtcgatcacctgctcgcgCACCAGCGTGATGGTCAGCGGCGCCACCGCCACGTCCGCCTTCTGCAAGTCAACGCAGGAATGACGTTTCCGATACGACGAACAGCTCCGATTTGAGTGGCGCCCTCACCCCGTAGACCAGCTCCCCCACCATGCCGTTCCACATTTTGCTGACGGAGTCTCGGGCGCCGTACTTGCCGTCGCCCACTAGCTCCAGCCGGTAGGCGAAGCCCACGTGCTTGGCGATCTCGGCCGCCAGCTCGGCGCAGTAACCTTCGTACTTGTCGTTTCCCACCAGCTGCTCGTGGTTCTTCTTTCGCATCATGTAAGGCGCTTCCTGGAAGCATAAGACCCCGCCCCCTTTGTCACCTGACCTGAGGATGAAGCCGCCTAAAGCTGGGATACACTACCAAGGATTGGGCTAGCCCAAACAAGTGCAGTAGACGCTGAGGCTGTACTGGTTGGGCTCACCAGGATGGTGGTGACCACGTAGGTGCGGTTCTGCAGCCCGTAGAACTCCTCCGGGGTAGGCTTGTACCGGGCCGTGTTTATGTAGCCTCTCTGCTCGCTCCACATACCTACCTGAATATCGCAGTGGGCGTACAGATGCAACTTtacgcacgcacatacacacacacacacacaccttcctGGGTCCAGTTCGGCTCAGTTCCATGACTGTGAGTGTAAAGTTGCTCCGACGTCCTCTCTCGTCAAATTGAATGCGACCTGTCAAACCATCCAGACGcacctacacacacgcacgcacactttaGTCACCTTGGGCGTGTTCACATTTGTGATGGTGTCGTCTGTGTTAGCGCTCGTGTACATGCATGCGAGCGTGTACGTGTCACGTGTGAGTGACCTGCTGCAGCGCCCTCTGTATGTCGATGCCTTGCCCCCAGGGCGCGGGGGGGTTCCCCAAACACTCTCCGGCATTCCCGCGGCGAGCCACGTCAATGCGCTGGCGTCGGAGGCTCTGAAAGGCCGCCGCCACCACGCCGACGCCGTCGTAGGTTAGCGCGCCTGCGTACTGAGCAATCAGAGCAAAGGGGTCGCCGTCAGGTGCGCGGCGAGCGCCACGGGAAGCGGCTTCGTACCCGCAGAGCGCGCCGCGTGGTTTTGCCCTCCTTGGGGTCAAAGTTAATCCAGTCCCTCTGGACCTTCAGCGCCGACCCGTGGGACCAGTTGACCAGCTGGAAACCCGTTACGTTGGGGGACAGCGCGTGGAACTCAGTCAGGTTCAGCTCCACAAAGCCCTGGCGCGCACACAAGATACAAATGGACAGTGTACTTTGTCTGATCTCCAAACACAAACTCTGAAGACTACAAAATTGAATCTAATAACACGGAATGTTTTGGAATCCAGATGAACCGGATCAAGAATTGTGCACTCAAGACCAACCGGGTTGAGGAGGATGTACTGATAGTTCTTCAGGTTTCTTCTCTGTGCCGAAATCTGTCACAACGAAAACAAACGCTCCGTCAGGACGAGGAAGCGGACGGGACTGGACGGGAAGAGGAAGTGGCGAGGCGAGGAGGACGGGACCCACCAGGCCCAGGATGGCGTCCAGGCGCTCCGACTCGCAGTCCAGAACCACTTGGTACTCCTTCTTGAAGTCCAGGTCGGCCAGCAGCTGGATGAAGCCCGACTCGTTTAGCGAGTCCAAGTTGACCGACGTCACCTGCCAGCCTCGCTCGGCCGCCCGCTCCAACACCTTCTTCAGGACCAACACGCCTGAACGCACCATCAGATGAGCGTCTGGCTGCAAGCGCCCGTCACGTGACGTACCTATCTCTCACCTTCGTGGGCGCCGTACATGTAGACGAAGCGACGCCAGCCAAAGTGGTCCAGCAGCGACATGAGCGCCTCGCGCAGACTCGGCCGCAGCCGCAGCACGAAGGGGCCGTCGGCCAACGTGGGCGATGACGGCGTGACGAAGCTGACGTGGAGCGAGGCGCAGAAGGAGGACACCGTGTTGACCGTCCTCTGGTCGTACACGCCCATCAGCGCGTGCACGCCTTTGGCCAACTGCGAACAGACTGACGCCACGCGCACAGTTTGTGTCGGCGGCGGCAAAGCGAAGATTTTACGGGCGTGGCTAGCCGGCAGTAAGCTTGAGCCCGCCAGCCACGCGCTCgtgcaaacacaaagacgACACCTGGGCTATCGTGCTAGCTGTTAGCAAAGgacaggaaatggaaaaagacaACAGGAAGCGGAGACCGGACGGCAAGTAGGACCAAATGGGCGAGCGCCGCCAGAAGTCAAGGAAGAAGTCGAAGGAAGTGGAGAACGGCAAATGTCGGGAGAGCGTGCGGGATGTTGCGCTGCCGTCTTTTGTCCAAATCTCGGCCAAAAGAGGTCAGCGCATTGTTGGCTGAGAGGACAAAAACACACCCTCGGGCACTTTTTAATGCACCGCCACAACCTTTGATGGGCGCCACCGTTTGGGAGCCAGCCCCTCCCCCATACCAGGAGGATGACCAGGGTGATGAAAGTGATGAAGATGAGAGCAATCATGGACATgaagctgatgatgatgatgattacgACAATCCTTGAGATGAGGCTGGCCATGACGAGGACCGACGGCGGTCGGGCGTGGCGCTCACAAGCGTAGGTCATGGCAAAGCTGCTGCCGATGTCGACGGCGTCGATCTGGGGCAGCAGCTTGGGAACGTCGGCGCCGCGCTGCGCCATGGCAAAACGAAACACCTCCTGCTCGTGCGACCCGGCCGGGAAAAGTCCtcctgcggggggggggggggcgccgCAAAACACCAGAAAACATGAACAAACCGGGGGCGGGGCCTGGCTAGCATCTTGTCATTTGATTGGACGTCTCTTAACAGCTGTCAATCACTCTCTGGCGTCAAGGACATCATTCATTGAGAACGTGCGCCACTCGCTTCACGCTCCACAACAACGTTCTCATGCACACCACTAAAATGCACATatttgtgcacacacacacacactcaagtcCACACATTTGTACACACT
The sequence above is drawn from the Syngnathus acus chromosome 14, fSynAcu1.2, whole genome shotgun sequence genome and encodes:
- the LOC119133523 gene encoding FH2 domain-containing protein 1-like isoform X2; translation: MEPAQVSVQPAPRPPPPPPPPLPLPPSSSQRRSMKKLNWDPIPSQRVVGKLNVWTLPPRDLVLDTHSMDELFGRVDRRAQARASLRGPRGRDNGDVSTPQAQVSILDAKRNMNIGIFLRYFKRPVADLLEDIVQGEWRDCGKLKELCRLLPEEGEVKQLLSYSGNLSLLSEADRFMVELVKMPHYEELLKTMVLRREFSPLMEEVNKSLGVMIQAADELLDCDELHAVIRFVLKAGNYMNAGGFGAEAIGFRMTSLLKLADTKANKPGVNLLHYVAKQAEDIDSNLLTFPSQLTHLGMAARVCKEDVLADLEREVQKLKEVKLYASRHIQLHQQMGPFFTQCDDELCHVNSSLHELDVLSFAVAEFFCEDPQNFKLEECCAIFHNFCRRFLTAVQENHEREAAEQRRKSRESFRVSAKRAPAPPPALESSLESALHSLLSVGRCQRNSRSPAPPEPPTGDHQMALKSPEKKHAKVEGGGEENPSTPRTPRPRTRDVFFASNGDVGSPWTILSPLTCSRRRHPRRRVTADAEEPDDAFWGSAATGPRGRSVSVDSTRQPPTLPTAAAAFRMGTLFQRAAAHRSYSSGSGAACVGNPAVGSFGFVSFFRRFGGKRETEEPSPRETDTLLQ
- the LOC119133523 gene encoding FH2 domain-containing protein 1-like isoform X1, whose protein sequence is MELSKASGAGINSNAFCGSGSAALLLAESGTSSFLGVMEPAQVSVQPAPRPPPPPPPPLPLPPSSSQRRSMKKLNWDPIPSQRVVGKLNVWTLPPRDLVLDTHSMDELFGRVDRRAQARASLRGPRGRDNGDVSTPQAQVSILDAKRNMNIGIFLRYFKRPVADLLEDIVQGEWRDCGKLKELCRLLPEEGEVKQLLSYSGNLSLLSEADRFMVELVKMPHYEELLKTMVLRREFSPLMEEVNKSLGVMIQAADELLDCDELHAVIRFVLKAGNYMNAGGFGAEAIGFRMTSLLKLADTKANKPGVNLLHYVAKQAEDIDSNLLTFPSQLTHLGMAARVCKEDVLADLEREVQKLKEVKLYASRHIQLHQQMGPFFTQCDDELCHVNSSLHELDVLSFAVAEFFCEDPQNFKLEECCAIFHNFCRRFLTAVQENHEREAAEQRRKSRESFRVSAKRAPAPPPALESSLESALHSLLSVGRCQRNSRSPAPPEPPTGDHQMALKSPEKKHAKVEGGGEENPSTPRTPRPRTRDVFFASNGDVGSPWTILSPLTCSRRRHPRRRVTADAEEPDDAFWGSAATGPRGRSVSVDSTRQPPTLPTAAAAFRMGTLFQRAAAHRSYSSGSGAACVGNPAVGSFGFVSFFRRFGGKRETEEPSPRETDTLLQ